The nucleotide sequence CGACAGCCGTGAGGGCGCCCTCTACCTGGACGCGGTGGCCCACGCGCAACAGTGCACACCGACCCACCCGAGCATCGTCAACGGCTCCGTCGCGGCCGCCGTGCGCGGCGAGTTCGGCGACGTCCGCTTCACCGACCGGACCCGGAACAGCGAACTGTTCATCAACCCGCTGATGGCGCTGTACTTCTGCGTGGACGCGGTGGGACTCGCCCGCCGCAATCTCTACCTCGACCGGCTGGAGAAGACCGAACTCACCCGGCAGATCAGCTCGGCCGTCGAGGAGTTCCGGGACGAGCTGCCCCGGCAGCGCCAGCCGCGCGTCTTCCCGCACTGACCACGCCGACCGACCATGCCGCTGACCATGCCGCTGACCATGCGGAGCGGAGGACAGGACGGATGACAGACTGACGCCATGGAAGAACGCGCATTCGGTAGGTCGGATCAGCACGCATCCGTCGTCGGTCTCGGCACGTGGCAGCTGGGCGCCGACTGGGGGGACGTCGACGACAAGGAAGCCCTGGCGGTGCTGGAGGCGGCGGCCGAGGCAGGAGTGACCTTCTTCGACACCGCCGACGTCTACGGCGACGGGCGCAGCGAGCAGACCATCGCCACGTTCCTGCGGAGCAGGCCCGACCTCCATGTGTTCATCGCGACGAAGATGGGCCGCCGTGCGGACCAGATCCCCGAGAACTACGTCCTCGACAACTTCCGGGCCTGGAACGACCGGTCCCGCCGCAACCTCGGTGTGGACCGTCTCGACCTGGTCCAGCTGCACTGCCCGCCCACGCCCGTCTACTCCTCGGACGAGGTGTTCGACGCCCTGGACACCCTCGTCGAGGAGGAGCGCGTCGCCGCGTACGGCGTCAGCGTGGAGACCTGCGCCGAGGCGCTGACGGCGATCGCCCGGCCGAACGTGGCGAGCGTGCAGATCATCCTCAACCCGTTCCGTATGAAGCCGCTCCTCGACGTCCTCCCGGCGGCCGAGAAGGCGGGGGTGGCGATCATCGCGCGTGTTCCGCTGGCCTCGGGGCTGCTGTCCGGCAAGTACACGAAGGACACGGTCTTCGCGGAGAACGACCACCGCACGTACAACCGGCACGGCGAGTCCTTCGACCAGGGCGAGACCTTCTCCGGCGTCGACTACGGCACGGGCGTCGAGGCGGCCGTCGAGTTCGCCGCGCTGGCTCCCGACGGTTACACCCCGGCCCAGCTGGCGCTGCGCTGGATCATCCAACTGCCGGGTGTCACCACGGTCATCCCGGGTGCCCGCACCCCGGACCAGGCCCGCGCCAACGCGGCCGCCGCCGCGCTGCCGGCACTCTCCGACCAGACGCTCACGGCGATCCGGGACCTGTACGACCGGCGCGTCAAGGAGCAGGTGGAGGAGCGCTGGTAGGGCGGTCGGGCGCGCCATGCCGTCGCGCGGGAAGCGGCCGGTGGGCCGTTTCCCGCGCGTGGCTTCCGTGGCACGGCGGGCGGGTCAGATGCGGCCGCCCGTGAGCCGGGTGAGCGGGCCCTGGGCGGGGCGTCCTGAGCGGCGGCCGACCGCGTAGGAGGCGGCGGTCAGGGCCGTCAGGCCCGCGCCGACACCGGCGGCGACGAGCTTGCGGTGGGCGATGACGGTCATGGCCGTCCTGGCTGTGGCGGCCACCTGGCCGGATGCCTGGACGACCGCCTGGCGGCCCGCCTCGACACCCTTCACCGCGCTGTGCACGGCGGCACTCGTACTGTCGGCCGCGCGCTTGGTCGCGTCGGCAGCGTGTCCGGCACCGGCCTTGGTGGACGACGCCGCGTCGTCCATCGTGATCGCGGCCGTCTTCGCGCCCTTGGTGGCCGGTGCCGTCGCCCTGGCGGTGGTCCGGCGGGCCTTGGCCGCGGCCGTCTCGGCGGACGCCGAGTTCTCGTTCGGGTCCTTGTTCGGGTCCTTGTTCGATCGATTCATGGAGACCGCGTTGCCGTTCATCGCCCCGGCAAACACATCGCGTCGACGTCCTTGTCCGGCGCCGGTCCCCGACCCTCCCCTGCCGTCCGTCCATTCCCTCGCATGGCATAAGATCGCCTTATGAGGTCATAGACCCGACCCGTGTACCTGGTAAGGGTTACCTTAGTTTAGGGTTGCCGTCGAGTCGCTTTCTTCCGCTCGAAGGGAACCTGAACATGCCCCGCCCTCTGCGGGTAGCCATTGTCGGAGCCGGACCCGCCGGGATCTACGCCGCCGACGCGCTGCTGAAGTCCCACGTCGCCACCGAGCCCGGTGTGTCCATCGACCTCTACGAGCGGATGCCCGCCCCGTTCGGACTGATCCGTTACGGCGTGGCCCCCGACCACCCCCGTATCAAGGGCATCATCACCGCCCTGCACCAGGTGCTCGACAAGCCGCAGATCCGACTCTTCGGCAACGTCGACTATCCGGCGGACATCAACCTGGACGATCTGCGCGCGTTCTACGACGCCGTGATCTTCTCCACGGGCGCCACGGCCGACCGCGCGCTCGACATCCCCGGCACCGACCTCGACGGCTCGTACGGCGCGGCCGACTTCGTCTCCTGGTACGACGGCCACCCCGACGTCCCGCGCACCTGGCCCCTGGAGGCCGAGAAGGTCGCCGTCCTCGGTGTCGGCAACGTCGCCCTCGACGTGGCCCGCGTCCTCGCCAAGACGGCCGACGAACTGCTGCCGACCGAGGTCCCCGCGAACGTCTACGAGGGGCTGAAGGCCAACAAGGCGCTGGAGGTCCACGTCTTCGGCCGCCGCGGCCCGGCGCAGGCGAAGTTCTCCCCCATGGAGCTGCGGGAACTGGACCACTCCCCCAACATCGAGGTCATCGTCGACCCCGAGGACATCGACTACGACGAGGGCTCCATCGCGACCCGGCGCGGCAACAAGCAGGCCGACATGGTCGCCAAGACCCTGGAGAACTGGGCGATCCGCGACACCGGCGACCGCCCGCACAAGCTGTTCCTGCACTTCTTCGAGTCGCCCACCGAGATACTCGGCGAGGACGGCAAGGTCGTCGGCCTGCGCACCGAGCGCACCGCCCTCGACGGCACCGGCAACGTCAAGGGCACCGGCGAGTTCAAGGACTGGGACGTCACCGGCGTCTACCGCGCGGTCGGCTACCTCTCGGACAAGCTGCCCAAGCTCCCCTGGGACGTCGAGACCGGCACCGTCCCGGACCAGGGCGGACGGGTCATCGAGGAGACCGGCGCGCACCTGCAGTCGACGTACGTCACCGGCTGGATCCGGCGCGGTCCGGTGGGCCTCATCGGGCACACCAAGGGCGACGCCAACGAGACCGTCGCCAACCTCCTGGACGACTTCGCGAACGGCCGGCTGCACGAGCCGTCCGCGCCCGCCCCGGAGGACGTCGACGCCTTCCTCGCGGAGCGGAACGTCCGCTTCACGACGTGGGAGGGCTGGTACAAGCTCGACGCCGCCGAGAAGGCGCTGGGTGAGCCGCAGGGCCGCGCGCGCGTGAAGATCGTCGAGCGTGAGGACATGCTGCGGGCCAGCGGCGCGTAGCGCTCGCGAAGAGCGTGGGGGACTGTGCGACCGTGGTTCGACTGCGGATGGTTCGTGGCTGGTCGCGCAGTTCCCCGCGCCCCTTCGTGGGGCCTGCGGCCCCGACAGCGGGCGCGCGCCCCCCGGAGGCATAAGCTCGACGGATGGCCAAGTACTTCGACGTTCATCCCGAAAACCCCCAGCCACGTGCCATCGGGCAGGTGGCCGACAGCATCCGTCAGGGTGGGCTCATCGCGTATCCGACGGACTCCTGCTTCGCGCTGGGGTGCCAGCTGGGCAGTCGTGACGGCATCGAGCGGATCCGTACGATCCGGCAGCTCGACGACCGTCATCACTTCACCCTGGTGTGCGAGAACTTCGCGCAGCTGGGACAGTTCGTGCACGTCGACAACGACGTGTTCCGCGCCGTGAAGGCGTCGACGCCCGGCAGTTACACCTTCATCCTCCCCGCGACCAGGGAGGTGCCCCGCAAGCTCCTCCACCCCAAGAAGAAGACCGTCGGTGTGCGCATCCCCGACCACCGCGTGGCCCAGGCCCTGCTGGCGGAGCTGGGCGAGCCGCTCGTCTCCAGCACCCTGCTGCTGCCCGACGAGGAGGAGCCGCTGACGCAGGGCTGGGAGATCAAGGAGCGCCTCGACTACCTGGTCGACGCGGTGGTGGACTCCGGGGACTGCGGCACGGAGCCGACGACCGTCATCGACTTCTCCAGCGGCGAGGCGGAGATCATCCGCAAGGGCGCGGGCGACACCTCCCGATTCGAGTGACCTCGGCGGGCAGCGCGGGTCGGGGCGCGGCTCAGGTCTGCCGCAGCGGCTCGTACGCCTCGGCGCTCAGCCCGAACGTCCAGGCCACCCCCTGGCGGGCCGTGGCCGTCGTGGGCGGCACCCGCAGCCAGTAGGTACGGCTCGTGCCGTCCGGCTCCGGCGTGGAGTTGACGACCTCCACCATCACCACGTCCTCGTCACCGGGCAGGGCTGTCCGCCACAGCACACCCGTCTCGTCGCGGTGCACCGGCTTCGCCCCGGACTCCTCCAGGTAGCGGTCGTAGCCGTAGTACTCGAGCATCACGCGGCGCAGCTCCGCGTTCTCCTCCCCGCGGATCTCCGCCGGGGTCAGCGCGTCCAGCCGGTCGAGGAACGCTCCGGGGACGGGCAGCCCGCGCCAGGCGTACAGAACGAATCCGTCGGTGTAAGCGACCGCGGGTCCGTCGCCGCGGTCCAGGCGGCCCGCCTCGTCGCGGTGCAGTTCCACGGGCCGCTCGGCGACGACCGCGACGTTCTCGTAGGGCCACCACCAGCCGGCCGTGCGGGCCACCTCGGCGAGTCCGTCGAGACCGGGGGCCCCGTCGAAGGCGGACAGCCAGGCCGCGTCGTGCTGGCCGAGGACGGCGTCCAGGAGGAGCAGGCGGATGCCGGTCTCCGCCTTGCGGTCGGCGGGGGCCAGGGCCTCGACGACGCCGGTACGGACGCGGTCGACGAGCGGCCGGGTCGTCTCCCAGAGGTCGGCGCCCGTCGCGCGCCAGTGGTCGCTCCAGCCGGTGGGGCCCAGCCGGGTGTGCAGCCGGGCCCGTTCGGCGGCGACCGGTCTGTTGCGGACGGCGTCACGGACGCTCGCCCCGGTCGCCGGCAGCGCCTCACCGTCCTTTGCCGATGCTCCCGACAGCAGGCGTACCGCCTCCAGGGGCGAGCGGGCCCACACGATCCGCTCGGGCTCCCGCAGCCCCGCCCGCCGGTAGGCGAGCCGTACGCCCGCCTCGGTCCGCGCCCGGTCGCCCGCGCCGGTGGCCGCCGCCACCGCCCGCCAACTCGCCTGTTCCGTCACGCCGTTCCTCCTGTGTCCCGATGCTTGTCACCTGCGGGCTGCCGCACACCACGGCCGCCGTCTCCCTCACGGGTTCAGTCGGCGACGATCCGCACCGACCCCGGTACGTACTCGCGCTGCCGTACGACCCGGTACCAGCCCTTGGGCAGGGAGATGGCCGCGTGCTCCTCGTGGACGACGCGGGCGCCCTCCGGCACGTGCAGCAGCATCGGCCCGAACACGCTCACCTCGCGGACGAGACGGCCGGGTCCGACCACGGCGTGGGCGTGACCGGTGACCTCGCCGAGGGCGAGGACGAGCCGGCCGCGCCCGTCGCGCGGTTCCGACACGGCGTCGAGCGCACTGCCGGGCACCGCGCTCTCCGCCAACGGCGCGATGAGGACGTCTCCTTGCCGGTACATGGGTCTCCCTTCCATCGGGCACTCGCCGTGCCACGAAAAAACCGTAGAGGCAGCCACTGACAATCGACCCGCGGACGGCTGTTCGTCGGGCCGCGCACGAGTGTTTGTCCACAGGACGGGGGTCCGCCGCACACGATGTCAGTCGGACTTGGTAGAACTCCCCTACCCGGCGGCGCTGTGCGCTCCGGGTGCGCAACGGGCGGACCGTGCACGGACTCGGCTGCCGCCCATGGACATGGAACGAAGGGGCGGGGCGCACATGACCATCGGGAGCCATCTGGAGGATTTCCACGGCCTGCCGGTCCACCGCTTCCCCACGTCGGTGAAGGGCCCGGAGGGCGCGGGGCACCTGCCCGCCCCCGAGTCGGTGGCCTGGAGCATCGCCGTGGACTCGTACGACAGCGAGGAGGAGTGGGAGGACGCGTTCGCGCGGTTCCTGGCCTCGGTCGACACCACGCAGGTGCGGGCGCTGGTCGTGGGGTCCTGGAGCGAGGCGTACGACAACGGCCCCGAGAAGATCGTCGAGGCCCTCGTCGCGGAGAAGGACCGGCTGCCCGCGCTGCGCGCGCTGTTCCTGGGCGACATGGTGGTGGAGGAGTGCGAGATCTCCTGGATCAACCAGGGCGATGTGGGCCCGCTGCTGAACGCCTTCCCCGAGCTGGAGGAGTTCGGGGTGCGCGGCGGCCAGGGGCTCGTCTTCCCGGCCGTGCGGCACGAGGGGCTGCGGACGCTGACGGTCGAGACCGGCGGCATGCCCGTCGAGGCCGTCCGGGGTGTGGCGGGCAGCGATCTGCCGGCTCTCGTCGAGCTGGACCTGTGGCTGGGCACGGCCGAGTACGGCGGCGACTCCGAGGTGGCGGACCTGGCGCCGATCCTCGCGGGCACCCGGCTGCCGGCCCTCAAGCATCTGGCGCTGCGCAACAGCGAGATGCAGGACGACATCTGCGCGGCCCTGGCCTCGGCCCCGGTGGTGGCCCGCCTGGACGTCCTCGACGTGTCGATGGGCGTCCTCACCGACGACGGCGCGACCGCGCTGCTCACGGGCCAGCCGCTCACCCACCTCACCACGCTGGACCTGCACCACAACTACCTCAGCACGGCGATACGCGACCGCCTCCGGGACTCCCTTGAGGCCGCCGGGGTCCAGGTCGACGTCGACGCCGACGACGCCGAGTCGGATGAGGAGGAGGACGGCACGGTCTGGCGGTTCGTCGCGGTGGGCGAGTGAGTACGTAGGCGCTCGCGAGCGAGACAAAGGGGGATGGTGTGTCCGGTTGGAGCGGTGTGGCGGGGGCGGGGCCCGGCCCGTACAGGTGGGTGGTCGTCGGCAACGGGGAGAACCGGCGGGTCGGGCTGTTCGTCGCG is from Streptomyces sp. NBC_01314 and encodes:
- a CDS encoding aldo/keto reductase; translation: MEERAFGRSDQHASVVGLGTWQLGADWGDVDDKEALAVLEAAAEAGVTFFDTADVYGDGRSEQTIATFLRSRPDLHVFIATKMGRRADQIPENYVLDNFRAWNDRSRRNLGVDRLDLVQLHCPPTPVYSSDEVFDALDTLVEEERVAAYGVSVETCAEALTAIARPNVASVQIILNPFRMKPLLDVLPAAEKAGVAIIARVPLASGLLSGKYTKDTVFAENDHRTYNRHGESFDQGETFSGVDYGTGVEAAVEFAALAPDGYTPAQLALRWIIQLPGVTTVIPGARTPDQARANAAAAALPALSDQTLTAIRDLYDRRVKEQVEERW
- a CDS encoding DUF6745 domain-containing protein: MTEQASWRAVAAATGAGDRARTEAGVRLAYRRAGLREPERIVWARSPLEAVRLLSGASAKDGEALPATGASVRDAVRNRPVAAERARLHTRLGPTGWSDHWRATGADLWETTRPLVDRVRTGVVEALAPADRKAETGIRLLLLDAVLGQHDAAWLSAFDGAPGLDGLAEVARTAGWWWPYENVAVVAERPVELHRDEAGRLDRGDGPAVAYTDGFVLYAWRGLPVPGAFLDRLDALTPAEIRGEENAELRRVMLEYYGYDRYLEESGAKPVHRDETGVLWRTALPGDEDVVMVEVVNSTPEPDGTSRTYWLRVPPTTATARQGVAWTFGLSAEAYEPLRQT
- a CDS encoding L-threonylcarbamoyladenylate synthase, with the protein product MAKYFDVHPENPQPRAIGQVADSIRQGGLIAYPTDSCFALGCQLGSRDGIERIRTIRQLDDRHHFTLVCENFAQLGQFVHVDNDVFRAVKASTPGSYTFILPATREVPRKLLHPKKKTVGVRIPDHRVAQALLAELGEPLVSSTLLLPDEEEPLTQGWEIKERLDYLVDAVVDSGDCGTEPTTVIDFSSGEAEIIRKGAGDTSRFE
- a CDS encoding FAD-dependent oxidoreductase produces the protein MPRPLRVAIVGAGPAGIYAADALLKSHVATEPGVSIDLYERMPAPFGLIRYGVAPDHPRIKGIITALHQVLDKPQIRLFGNVDYPADINLDDLRAFYDAVIFSTGATADRALDIPGTDLDGSYGAADFVSWYDGHPDVPRTWPLEAEKVAVLGVGNVALDVARVLAKTADELLPTEVPANVYEGLKANKALEVHVFGRRGPAQAKFSPMELRELDHSPNIEVIVDPEDIDYDEGSIATRRGNKQADMVAKTLENWAIRDTGDRPHKLFLHFFESPTEILGEDGKVVGLRTERTALDGTGNVKGTGEFKDWDVTGVYRAVGYLSDKLPKLPWDVETGTVPDQGGRVIEETGAHLQSTYVTGWIRRGPVGLIGHTKGDANETVANLLDDFANGRLHEPSAPAPEDVDAFLAERNVRFTTWEGWYKLDAAEKALGEPQGRARVKIVEREDMLRASGA
- a CDS encoding STM4015 family protein gives rise to the protein MTIGSHLEDFHGLPVHRFPTSVKGPEGAGHLPAPESVAWSIAVDSYDSEEEWEDAFARFLASVDTTQVRALVVGSWSEAYDNGPEKIVEALVAEKDRLPALRALFLGDMVVEECEISWINQGDVGPLLNAFPELEEFGVRGGQGLVFPAVRHEGLRTLTVETGGMPVEAVRGVAGSDLPALVELDLWLGTAEYGGDSEVADLAPILAGTRLPALKHLALRNSEMQDDICAALASAPVVARLDVLDVSMGVLTDDGATALLTGQPLTHLTTLDLHHNYLSTAIRDRLRDSLEAAGVQVDVDADDAESDEEEDGTVWRFVAVGE